The following proteins come from a genomic window of Salminus brasiliensis chromosome 15, fSalBra1.hap2, whole genome shotgun sequence:
- the lratb.2 gene encoding lecithin retinol acyltransferase b, tandem duplicate 2: MFLLQFLSCFFIALTTDEKDEKKKPKAGKYDISLFKRGDLLEVPRTLFTHFGIYLGNNRVAHLIPDILPVVSADKSAIAKMVTNNRLLLGVITKKASVRVDNVDDFAYGAEILVNHMDKVCSRPPLDGEEVARRAEKLLGSVDYSLLWYNCEHYVMYCRYGTSMSFQTYQFCKIVRKIVFSKTSSFLMLLLCLFTIIYLGCLSIHGILLTVVIPFAIWMAS, translated from the exons ATGTTTCTTCTGCAATTCCTCAGTTGCTTTTTCATTGCCCTGACCACAGACGAAAAGGATGAAAAAAAGAAGCCAAAAGCGGGCAAGTATGACATCTCCTTGTTTAAAAGGGGTGACCTCCTGGAGGTGCCTCGAACCCTCTTCACCCATTTCGGGATCTACCTGGGGAACAACCGTGTGGCGCACCTCATTCCTGACATCTTGCCGGTTGTCTCGGCTGACAAGAGTGCCATTGCCAAGATGGTGACCAACAACCGTCTGCTTCTTGGAGTGATAACGAAGAAGGCCAGTGTACGCGTGGACAATGTGGATGACTTTGCGTATGGAGCAGAGATCTTGGTGAACCACATGGACAAGGTGTGTAGTCGGCCACCACTGGATGGTGAAGAGGTGGCTCGCAGAGCAGAGAAGTTGCTGGGCTCAGTAGACTATAGTCTGTTGTGGTACAACTGTGAACATTACGTCATGTACTGCAGATATGGCACTAGCATGAGCTTTCAAACCTACCAG TTTTGCAAAATCGTGCGGAAGATTGTGTTCAGCAAAACCAGTTCGTTCCTGATGCTTCTGCTGTGCCTGTTCACTATAATATATTTGGGCTGTTTGTCTATCCATGGCATCTTACTTACAGTGGTCATCCCCTTTGCCATATGGATGGCATCGTGA
- the LOC140535816 gene encoding lecithin retinol acyltransferase: MLDSLALLLEKAFLLAHFDIFSALPCGEEKEGKSENEAEAEVEVARQTEKRFRQQRRLQRGDLLEVPRTLFIHFGIYLGDGKVAHLIPDILPALTSDQRRIRRAVSNKRLLLGVIYKCATIRVDSLEDFAYGSPVLLNTMDCALRRRPLTSEEVALRAEKLIGRIPYSLLWNNCEHFVTYCRYGTGVSLQTDRFCECLKTIIRDQRTVLVATVLGVCFMLFLGLSLSTALPTLFILFILWMAG; encoded by the exons ATGCTGGATTCTCTGGCGCTGCTGTTGGAGAAAGCCTTTCTTCTTGCCCATTTCGACATTTTCAGCGCTCTGCCCTGCGGCGAGGAGAAGGAAGGGAAGTCGGAGAatgaggcagaggcagaggtgGAGGTGGCGAGGCAGACCGAAAAGCGCTTTCGCCAGCAGCGGCGTCTACAGCGTGGAGACCTGCTGGAGGTGCCGCGCACTCTCTTCATCCACTTCGGCATCTATCTGGGCGACGGCAAAGTGGCCCACCTGATCCCCGACATCTTGCCGGCGCTCACGAGTGACCAACGCCGCATCAGGCGCGCCGTGAGCAACAAGCGGCTGCTGCTCGGCGTGATCTACAAGTGTGCCACTATCCGCGTGGACTCCCTGGAGGACTTCGCGTATGGCTCACCCGTGCTACTCAACACCATGGACTGCGCGCTGCGGAGACGGCCGCTGACCAGCGAAGAGGTGGCGCTCAGGGCCGAGAAGCTCATAGGCAGAATCCCGTACAGTCTGCTGTGGAACAACTGCGAGCACTTCGTTACCTACTGCCGCTACGGCACAGGGGTCAGCCTGCAGACTGACAGG TTCTGTGAGTGCCTGAAAACCATCATCCGGGATCAGAGGACAGTGCTTGTGGCGACAGTCCTCGGAGTGTGCTTCATGCTTTTCCTGGGATTATCACTGTCCACAGCACTTCCAACCCTCTTTATACTCTTCATCTTGTGGATGGCTGGATAG
- the rbm46 gene encoding probable RNA-binding protein 46: MESPNEAALLALMEKTGYSMVQENGQRKFGGPPPGWEGPPPPRGCEVFVGKIPRDMYEDELVPVFERAGRIYEFRLMMEFSGENRGYAFVMYTTREAAQRAIHLLDNFEIRPGKFIGVCVSLDNCRLFIGSIPKDKKKEEIQEEMMKVTDGVLDVIVYPSATDKSKNRGFAFVEYESHKAAAMARRKLIPGTFQLWGHTIQVDWAEPEKDVDEETMQRVRVLYVRNLMLHTTEETLRYEFSRLKPGSVERVKKLTDYAFIHFHSREDALAAQQSMNGKLIDGSPIEVTLAKPVSKDGNRRFGTRASHNGIAVGGVYSDSSFLLQSKDDCSVGLGDGLCARPFSLLPHLANPYAVDLERCVYPFLPGSSLVPVSLQNLKPSQLSSAVSLLEYFCHKNGWSLPEYYLYSIAGHEEKTLLVYKVFISNTRSSYMADKVCTILEDAKELAAQNALLNLDSSFHDPGSPGSFSPPASPGLLSYPFRPLPCPGYSMAPISPPLPIHGASGQRLYIPNQSSFF; the protein is encoded by the exons ATGGAAAGCCCTAACGAAGCTGCTCTCTTAGCCCTGATGGAAAAAACAGGTTACAGTATGGTTCAAGAAAATGGTCAAAGAAAATTTGGTGGCCCACCACCAG GCTGGGAAGGCCCCCCCCCTCCAAGAGGCTGTGAGGTTTTTGTGGGGAAAATTCCCAGGGACATGTACGAAGATGAGCTGGTGCCTGTGTTTGAACGTGCAGGTCGTATCTATGAATTCCGATTGATGATGGAGTTCAGCGGGGAAAATCGTGGCTATGCCTTTGTCATGTACACCACCCGAGAAGCTGCACAGCGAGCCATTCATCTTCTTGACAACTTTGAGATCCGCCCGGGGAAGTttataggagtgtgtgtgagtcttgACAACTGTCGACTTTTTATTGGGTCAATCcccaaagacaaaaagaaggaGGAGATACAAGAGGAAATGATGAAG GTGACAGATGGGGTGTTGGACGTTATTGTGTATCCCAGCGCCACGGACAAAAGTAAGAACCGTGGTTTTGCTTTTGTGGAGTATGAATCACACAAAGCTGCAGCGATGGCCCGCAGGAAACTCATACCAG GAACATTCCAGTTGTGGGGCCACACTATTCAGGTTGATTGGGCTGAACCAGAGAAAGATGTGGATGAGGAGACAATGCAGCGTGTGCGGGTCCTGTATGTGCGCAATCTTATGTTGCATACGACAGAGGAAACACTTCGCTATGAATTTTCTCGTCTAAAGCCTGGCTCTGTGGAGCGTGTTAAGAAGTTGACAGACTATGCTTTCATCCACTTCCACAGTCGAGAAGATGCACTTGCTGCACAACAGTCCATGAACGGCAAACTTATTGATGGCTCACCCATTGAAGTCACTCTTGCTAAGCCAGTCAGCAAAGACGGGAACCGAAGATTTGGAACACGGGCCAGCCATAATGGAATTGCAGTGGGGGGAGTTTATAGTGATTCCAGTTTTCTTTTACAGAGCAAAGATGATTGTAGTGTTGGTTTGGGTGATGGGTTATGTGCACGTCCTTTTAGCCTACTCCCTCACTTGGCTAATCCATATGCTGTGGACCTGGAGCGCTGTGTGTACCCTTTCCTCCCAGGGTCAAGTCTGGTACCAGTCAGCCTGCAGAATCTCAAACCCAGTCAGCTGAGCTCTGCTGTATCGTTGCTGGAATATTTCTGCCACAAGAATGGCTGGTCCCTGCCGGAGTATTACCTTTACTCCATAGCAGGGCATgaagaaaaaacactgcttgtCTATAAAGTATTTATCAGCAACACCAGAAGCAGCTACATGGCTGATAAAGTTTGTACTATTTTGGAGGATGCCAAGGAGCTTGCTGCTCAGAATGCACTTTTGAACCTAG ATTCATCCTTCCATGATCCTGGTTCTCCTGGGAGTTTTTCTCCCCCTGCATCTCCCGGTTTGTTGTCATATCCGTTTCGTCCTCTGCCATGTCCAGGATACTCCATGGCACCCATCTCACCTCCGCTACCCATCCACGGTGCTAGTGGCCAGAGGCTCTACATTCCTAACCAGTCATCATTCTTCTAA